From a single Candidatus Saccharibacteria bacterium genomic region:
- a CDS encoding PIN domain-containing protein, with the protein MAAQQAFLDINIIIDIIIQRSRAEKIQKLLKDYDLFINPSIIDTVYYIINKDSKIPNHVFRKAMGSYHICNVNGNTVELAFDIAAENDLEDALQVACALDNNVENFVTADRQIKKLYGKKINVIEV; encoded by the coding sequence GTGGCGGCGCAACAAGCTTTTTTGGATATTAATATCATTATAGATATTATCATTCAAAGATCTAGGGCAGAGAAAATCCAAAAACTACTAAAAGACTACGATTTATTCATTAACCCTTCGATAATTGATACGGTATATTACATAATCAATAAAGACTCAAAGATTCCGAATCATGTATTTAGGAAAGCCATGGGTAGCTACCATATCTGTAATGTTAATGGCAATACAGTAGAGCTTGCATTCGATATTGCTGCTGAAAACGATCTAGAAGATGCATTGCAAGTAGCGTGCGCGCTTGATAATAATGTGGAAAATTTTGTTACTGCCGACAGACAAATAAAGAAGCTCTATGGCAAAAAAATAAATGTCATAGAAGTTTAA
- a CDS encoding 16S rRNA (uracil(1498)-N(3))-methyltransferase gives MKQHRFFVKDTELGESIWVDDKNLLRQWLSVLRYQTGSQLVLFDGEREDRLYELTRIGNGAVQLKLVTELERRIPERDLYLLFSLLKKDKNDWVLQKCTELGVRHFVPILSSRTEKTGFNLERAAKIVVEAAEQCGRSDVPRVREPIHLETALKEFEGKIDLYFAEQSDHLLSTTSHLPSAVGVFIGPEGGWTEEEKELLAANCEKLNLGQFTLRAETASIVAVSSLTWYK, from the coding sequence ATGAAACAACACCGTTTTTTTGTTAAAGATACTGAACTTGGCGAGTCGATCTGGGTAGATGACAAAAACTTACTCAGGCAATGGCTTAGCGTCCTAAGATATCAGACAGGATCTCAACTCGTGCTGTTTGACGGAGAGCGAGAAGACAGACTATACGAACTTACAAGGATTGGTAATGGGGCTGTGCAGCTAAAGTTGGTTACTGAGCTTGAAAGGCGTATACCAGAACGTGATTTGTATCTGCTTTTTTCTTTGCTCAAAAAAGACAAAAATGATTGGGTACTCCAGAAGTGCACCGAGCTTGGTGTGCGACATTTTGTGCCCATACTTAGTTCAAGAACCGAGAAGACCGGCTTCAACCTTGAGCGAGCAGCAAAAATAGTTGTCGAGGCGGCAGAGCAGTGCGGACGCTCCGACGTCCCGCGCGTGCGTGAGCCAATTCATCTCGAAACAGCTCTCAAAGAATTTGAAGGTAAAATTGATTTATATTTTGCCGAGCAATCAGACCATCTACTATCTACTACATCCCATCTACCAAGCGCCGTAGGGGTTTTCATCGGTCCTGAGGGCGGCTGGACCGAAGAAGAAAAAGAGCTATTGGCAGCCAATTGTGAAAAACTTAATCTCGGTCAATTCACCCTCCGCGCCGAAACCGCCTCAATTGTTGCAGTTAGCAGCCTAACGTGGTATAAATAA
- the raiA gene encoding ribosome-associated translation inhibitor RaiA, protein MNKQIDIDGVHFEADEDIKKYIDKKLSKLFKYGGRRNREAMHASVKLKQTPSKDKRKLTCEVIFKLPNETITVTETATNMYAAFDIVHAKLKTQLSKYKETKVMRHQGRKQNRVRAALGKILPKR, encoded by the coding sequence ATGAACAAACAAATTGACATAGATGGAGTGCATTTTGAGGCTGACGAAGATATCAAAAAGTATATCGACAAAAAACTTTCTAAACTTTTCAAATACGGCGGCCGCCGCAACCGCGAAGCGATGCACGCCAGCGTTAAACTCAAGCAAACCCCGAGCAAAGATAAGCGCAAATTAACTTGCGAAGTGATTTTTAAGTTACCAAACGAAACGATTACTGTAACTGAGACCGCAACCAATATGTATGCTGCATTTGACATTGTCCATGCCAAACTAAAGACACAGCTAAGCAAGTACAAAGAGACAAAAGTTATGCGTCATCAAGGCCGTAAGCAGAACAGAGTGCGTGCTGCCCTAGGCAAGATTTTACCAAAACGCTAG
- a CDS encoding preprotein translocase subunit SecA produces MKKFLKRALGDPQAKTLKRYKKRVVQINALEDKYKKMSDKELAAQTAILKDRIKNEKKNPLDIVLNDAFALVREAASRTIGQRHFDVQLIGGMTLHEGKIAEMKTGEGKTLVATLPLYLNALEGKGAHLVTVNDYLAQLHAGWMGEIYNFLGLSCAVIMADLSYIFDPTFDNKDHDDPRFRHLMPCTRQEAYAADITYGTNNEFGFDYLRDNMVREVDQLRQRDLNYAIVDEVDSILIDEARTPLIISAPATTSGSSYAQFAKIIRQLKRDKHYEVDEKRKETALTDEGIDQVEKALGIKNLYGTDNIRNIYHLNQALKAQALFKRDKDYVVTNDGEVVIVDEFTGRLLKGRRYNEGLHQAIEAKEGVEVQEESMTLATISFQNYFRLYNKLAGMTGTAETEAEEFHQIYKLDVVQIPPNRKVVRDDRADKIYKTEMGKFNAIIDEVKVLHAEGRPVLIGTVSIEKNEVLSRLLKKAGVPHQVLNAKNNESEAKIIMQAGQKGAVTLATNIAGRGTDIMLGEGVKEVGGLAVIGSERHESRRIDNQLRGRGGRQGDPGTSQFFVSTEDDLMRIFGGEKIQAVMGRLKIDDSMPLQNRFVSKSLEGAQKKVEGFNFDTRKNVVQYDDVMNRHRKATYIMRKQILHEADIHGRIKVFINDEARQLSRSPESITDNFEPMVKEVFPLSEKTLDKLFDSDTHKFEKSLEEAALKQYSTQETRFGAEVLRKVERDVYLQILDNLWMQHLENMEHLREGIGWVGIGQRDPLVEYRRQAQHLFETMQQDLRHDTLRTLFHAEPIEEDALDRPVETELTRAARSSVEGSDVVVEIEDNYSEEDFLGSDKAKHAATRPSLSHKKKQQSRKKERKNKAKNRRRK; encoded by the coding sequence ATGAAAAAATTTTTGAAGCGTGCGCTTGGTGATCCTCAAGCAAAGACTTTGAAACGCTATAAAAAGCGTGTTGTGCAGATTAATGCTCTCGAAGATAAATACAAAAAAATGAGCGATAAAGAGCTAGCTGCGCAAACAGCTATTCTGAAGGATCGTATCAAAAACGAGAAGAAGAACCCGCTTGACATCGTGCTTAATGACGCTTTTGCGCTAGTCCGTGAAGCGGCTAGCCGAACAATCGGACAACGCCACTTCGATGTTCAGCTGATCGGCGGTATGACGCTACATGAGGGTAAGATTGCCGAAATGAAGACCGGTGAAGGAAAAACCCTTGTGGCAACACTGCCGCTTTATCTGAACGCTCTAGAAGGTAAGGGCGCGCATCTTGTTACCGTCAACGATTATTTGGCTCAGCTGCATGCTGGCTGGATGGGGGAAATTTATAACTTTTTGGGACTTTCTTGTGCTGTTATTATGGCCGATTTGTCGTATATTTTTGATCCGACCTTTGACAACAAAGATCACGATGACCCACGCTTCCGCCATCTAATGCCTTGTACTCGACAAGAGGCATATGCCGCTGATATTACTTATGGAACAAACAATGAGTTTGGTTTTGATTATCTTCGTGACAACATGGTGCGCGAAGTCGATCAGCTGCGCCAACGTGATCTAAACTATGCTATTGTCGACGAAGTTGACTCAATCTTGATTGATGAGGCCAGAACGCCGTTGATCATCTCGGCGCCAGCCACCACAAGCGGTAGTTCTTATGCGCAATTTGCCAAAATTATCCGCCAGCTCAAGCGCGATAAGCATTACGAAGTTGACGAAAAACGCAAAGAAACTGCTTTGACCGACGAAGGTATTGATCAAGTTGAGAAAGCTCTCGGCATCAAGAACCTCTACGGTACAGATAATATCCGCAACATCTATCACCTCAACCAAGCTCTAAAAGCCCAGGCGCTCTTCAAGCGCGACAAAGACTACGTTGTCACTAACGACGGCGAGGTGGTAATCGTTGACGAATTCACTGGACGTCTACTCAAAGGTCGGCGCTACAACGAAGGTTTGCACCAAGCTATCGAGGCCAAAGAAGGCGTCGAAGTTCAGGAAGAATCAATGACGCTTGCGACAATTTCTTTCCAAAACTATTTCCGTCTCTACAACAAGCTAGCTGGTATGACCGGAACAGCCGAAACTGAGGCAGAAGAGTTTCACCAGATATACAAACTCGATGTCGTCCAGATTCCGCCAAACCGCAAGGTAGTTCGTGATGATCGAGCCGACAAGATTTACAAGACCGAAATGGGCAAGTTTAACGCCATAATCGACGAAGTAAAAGTTCTTCATGCCGAAGGCCGGCCCGTCCTAATTGGTACCGTTTCAATCGAAAAAAACGAAGTGTTAAGCCGCTTGCTCAAAAAAGCTGGCGTACCCCACCAAGTCTTAAACGCCAAGAACAACGAAAGTGAAGCCAAGATAATTATGCAGGCTGGCCAAAAAGGTGCGGTTACGCTTGCTACCAACATTGCTGGTCGTGGCACCGACATTATGCTTGGAGAAGGGGTGAAAGAAGTCGGCGGTTTGGCTGTGATCGGAAGTGAACGCCACGAATCCAGACGTATCGATAACCAGCTGCGTGGTCGTGGTGGTCGTCAGGGCGACCCAGGTACAAGTCAGTTCTTCGTTAGTACCGAAGACGACCTAATGCGAATTTTCGGTGGCGAGAAGATACAGGCCGTCATGGGCAGACTAAAAATTGACGACTCGATGCCGCTTCAGAACCGCTTCGTAAGCAAGAGTCTAGAAGGCGCGCAGAAAAAGGTCGAAGGTTTTAACTTCGATACTCGTAAAAATGTTGTTCAATACGACGACGTCATGAACAGACACCGTAAGGCAACATACATAATGCGCAAACAAATCTTGCACGAGGCCGACATTCATGGACGCATAAAAGTATTCATCAACGATGAAGCGCGTCAGCTTTCTCGCAGCCCAGAAAGCATCACTGACAATTTTGAGCCAATGGTCAAGGAAGTTTTCCCGCTTAGCGAGAAGACTTTAGATAAACTTTTTGATTCAGATACTCACAAATTCGAGAAGTCACTCGAAGAGGCTGCGCTAAAACAATACTCAACTCAAGAGACTCGCTTCGGCGCAGAAGTTCTGCGAAAAGTGGAGCGCGATGTTTATTTGCAGATTTTGGATAATCTTTGGATGCAACACCTAGAAAACATGGAGCACTTGCGCGAAGGTATAGGTTGGGTTGGTATTGGCCAGCGTGACCCGCTGGTTGAATATCGCCGTCAAGCTCAGCATTTGTTTGAGACGATGCAGCAAGATCTCAGGCATGATACTCTGCGCACGCTTTTCCACGCCGAGCCGATCGAAGAAGATGCGCTTGATAGGCCGGTCGAAACCGAACTGACTCGAGCTGCTCGTAGTTCGGTTGAAGGCAGCGACGTAGTTGTTGAAATCGAGGATAATTATTCCGAGGAAGATTTCTTGGGATCGGATAAAGCTAAGCATGCAGCTACAAGGCCAAGCCTAAGTCATAAGAAGAAGCAACAATCACGCAAAAAAGAACGCAAAAATAAGGCCAAAAACCGTCGTCGGAAGTAA
- a CDS encoding PD-(D/E)XK nuclease family protein: protein MSYMRERSKPYQSGQKEPFKVSRSKIELFMQCPRCFWLDARLKIKRPSSPPFNINKAIDELFKKEFDMYRAKAEPHPLMLEHKVRAVPYAHKDLDTWRENFVGVATLHEPTNLHVFGAVDDIWVDDAGKLMVVDYKATAKDKPVKELGAEGGWQDMYRRQMEIYQWLLRANGFDVSDTGYFVYATGTTDRAGFNNVVEFETHVFPHKGKSDWVGDTLVAMKNCLDNDKMPEVGTAAMGGPCEFCAYAKARTELTLKALKSIS, encoded by the coding sequence ATGAGTTACATGAGGGAGAGATCAAAACCGTATCAGTCAGGGCAGAAAGAGCCGTTTAAAGTAAGCCGTAGTAAGATCGAACTTTTCATGCAGTGCCCACGTTGTTTTTGGCTAGACGCCCGGCTTAAGATTAAACGGCCCAGTAGCCCGCCGTTCAATATCAATAAAGCCATCGACGAACTTTTTAAGAAAGAGTTTGATATGTATCGGGCCAAAGCTGAGCCGCATCCTTTGATGCTTGAACACAAAGTAAGAGCGGTGCCTTATGCTCACAAAGATCTCGATACTTGGCGAGAGAATTTTGTTGGGGTTGCGACTCTGCACGAACCTACGAACTTACACGTTTTTGGCGCAGTAGACGACATCTGGGTGGATGATGCCGGCAAACTGATGGTCGTTGACTACAAAGCTACTGCCAAAGATAAGCCCGTTAAAGAACTAGGCGCTGAAGGCGGCTGGCAAGACATGTACCGCCGGCAGATGGAGATTTATCAATGGTTACTACGAGCCAATGGCTTCGACGTCAGCGATACTGGTTACTTTGTTTATGCTACCGGAACGACTGATCGTGCCGGCTTTAACAATGTTGTTGAGTTCGAGACTCATGTTTTCCCGCATAAAGGCAAGAGCGACTGGGTGGGCGATACGCTTGTTGCCATGAAAAATTGTCTTGATAACGACAAAATGCCAGAGGTGGGTACGGCTGCCATGGGCGGTCCTTGCGAATTCTGTGCTTATGCCAAAGCCAGAACAGAGCTAACTCTAAAAGCACTAAAATCTATATCATAA
- the serS gene encoding serine--tRNA ligase: protein MIDIQILRDNPDLVAEKSKQKGYEVDVPKILELDKSRRELLQVVEALRAKRNELTERMKQSVGGGKPDQALIEEGKNLKIELAEKENYLNSIEQNLTQLLKQVPNMPLDSVPVGASEDENLEVKVWGQKRQFDFQPLNHAVFAENRGWLDKERAAKVTGARFAYIKGDLVKLHWALLQFASDILTDETQLSSIAESASLKVSSKPFTLVLPPHLLKTEIYDKMDRLEPQEERYKIEGDELWLQGSAEHVLGSMHADEILAEADLPIRYLGYATSFRREAGTYGKDMEGIIRMHQFDKLEMESLTVAEDGLSEHLFMVAIQEYLMQQLNLPYHILEKCTFDIGKPDAKAVDIEAWIPTQNKYRETHTADYMTDYQARRLQTKVRRSSGETELVYTNDATALSMRPLVAIIENYQTSDGKLIVPEVLRPYMGGREVL from the coding sequence ATGATTGATATACAAATACTCAGGGATAATCCCGATCTTGTTGCTGAAAAATCAAAGCAAAAAGGCTACGAAGTTGATGTGCCGAAAATCTTAGAGCTTGATAAATCACGTCGTGAGTTGTTGCAAGTTGTTGAGGCGCTTCGCGCAAAGCGCAACGAACTAACCGAACGAATGAAGCAGTCGGTTGGCGGTGGTAAGCCAGACCAAGCCTTAATAGAAGAGGGCAAAAATCTTAAGATCGAGCTTGCAGAAAAGGAGAATTATTTAAACAGCATCGAGCAAAATCTAACGCAGCTTTTAAAGCAGGTACCAAACATGCCGCTCGATTCAGTGCCGGTTGGCGCAAGCGAAGACGAGAATCTTGAGGTAAAAGTTTGGGGGCAAAAAAGACAGTTCGATTTTCAACCGTTGAATCACGCAGTTTTTGCCGAAAATAGAGGCTGGCTTGACAAAGAGCGCGCTGCCAAAGTTACGGGTGCACGATTTGCTTATATTAAGGGCGATTTAGTAAAACTTCACTGGGCACTTTTGCAGTTTGCTAGCGACATCTTAACCGATGAAACTCAACTTAGCAGTATCGCAGAAAGTGCAAGCCTTAAAGTGAGTAGTAAGCCATTTACTTTGGTGTTGCCGCCGCACCTTTTAAAAACCGAAATCTACGACAAGATGGATCGACTAGAGCCACAAGAAGAACGCTACAAAATTGAAGGTGATGAGCTGTGGCTGCAGGGCAGCGCCGAACACGTGCTTGGTAGTATGCACGCCGACGAAATTCTTGCCGAGGCAGACCTGCCAATTCGCTACCTAGGTTATGCCACAAGTTTTAGGCGCGAAGCAGGGACCTACGGCAAGGATATGGAGGGCATAATCCGTATGCATCAATTCGATAAGCTGGAAATGGAATCTTTAACGGTAGCTGAAGATGGGTTAAGCGAACACTTATTTATGGTAGCCATTCAAGAATACCTGATGCAGCAACTTAACCTGCCTTATCACATATTAGAAAAGTGTACTTTCGACATAGGCAAGCCTGATGCTAAAGCTGTCGACATAGAGGCCTGGATTCCAACCCAAAATAAATACCGCGAAACCCATACCGCCGATTACATGACAGACTATCAGGCCCGCCGCCTCCAGACCAAAGTGCGGCGTAGTAGTGGTGAAACTGAGCTTGTTTATACTAACGATGCTACGGCCTTATCCATGCGTCCCCTAGTGGCAATTATCGAAAATTATCAAACCTCTGACGGCAAATTAATCGTGCCAGAAGTATTAAGGCCCTATATGGGCGGAAGGGAAGTTCTATAA
- the heR gene encoding heliorhodopsin HeR has protein sequence MERLRRWNMAAGLLHLAQAVAVVLLASNRTFPVTTSYLTTDSLAGGSAPVLVNASRSFFDLNLAYVIAAFFALSAIAHFSVSTWYRKKYESDLSQGINRARWYEYSLSASTMIVAIAMIAGVADLATLLMMFGLTAVMNLCGLVMELHNKRSEKVNWSSYVVGCVAGALPWFVYAWYVFGSSRYGEASPPTFVYAILVSIFLMFNSFAINMWLQYKRKGRWADYLYGEKTYIVLSLVAKTLLAWQVFAGALRP, from the coding sequence ATGGAGAGGCTTCGCCGCTGGAATATGGCAGCGGGCTTATTGCATTTAGCTCAGGCTGTGGCAGTTGTACTGTTGGCAAGTAATCGAACCTTCCCAGTTACAACTAGTTATTTGACAACTGATAGTCTAGCCGGAGGCAGCGCACCAGTATTGGTCAATGCATCAAGGAGCTTCTTTGATTTAAACCTTGCTTATGTTATTGCGGCATTTTTTGCCCTATCGGCGATCGCTCACTTCTCAGTTAGCACCTGGTATCGTAAAAAATATGAAAGCGATCTAAGCCAGGGCATTAACCGTGCTCGTTGGTATGAGTATTCGCTTAGTGCCAGCACTATGATTGTAGCGATTGCCATGATTGCCGGTGTGGCAGACTTAGCGACGCTTCTGATGATGTTTGGCCTAACGGCAGTCATGAATCTATGCGGTTTGGTAATGGAGCTACATAACAAGCGGAGCGAAAAAGTTAATTGGTCAAGCTACGTTGTAGGTTGTGTGGCCGGCGCGTTACCTTGGTTTGTTTATGCGTGGTACGTTTTTGGTTCAAGCCGCTACGGTGAAGCTAGCCCACCAACTTTTGTCTACGCAATACTAGTTAGCATATTCTTGATGTTTAACTCGTTTGCTATCAACATGTGGCTTCAGTACAAGCGCAAAGGTCGCTGGGCAGACTACCTTTATGGTGAAAAAACTTATATTGTGCTCAGTCTTGTAGCCAAAACTTTACTGGCATGGCAGGTCTTTGCCGGCGCCCTCCGCCCGTAG
- a CDS encoding DnaJ domain-containing protein — MKFVDYYKVLGLKKSASSAEIRKAYLNRAKEHHPDRGGQEQRMHKINEAYETLKDERARALYDEIHRAKYSPAPDESIFFTEMASDHRTREQLLEDTNKSLRQNGLVTAVSSAVAVLIYLYTNSNIYLAVLPLMLIATLRFSRAFYDRLSLRAKPKTTFLETRILFTCYAMAVLVVGFGTYGILARYRGEKTGVVSSAVLNDDALSKIKEARNSYESCQSDFTQVSTQLQLTNQQIDKAFVSGDQVAYSQLKNERESLVTTFANQQTKCSELQVAYNQLLNKYKVENGVAK; from the coding sequence ATGAAGTTCGTTGATTACTACAAAGTTTTAGGGCTGAAGAAATCAGCGAGTTCGGCCGAAATCAGAAAGGCCTACTTAAATCGCGCCAAAGAACATCATCCTGATCGTGGTGGCCAAGAGCAGCGTATGCACAAAATCAATGAAGCCTACGAAACTCTGAAAGACGAGAGAGCCAGAGCACTGTACGACGAGATACACCGCGCCAAATATAGCCCGGCGCCGGACGAATCGATTTTTTTCACAGAAATGGCCAGCGATCATAGAACCAGAGAGCAGCTGCTGGAAGATACCAATAAGAGTCTGCGCCAAAATGGTTTAGTGACAGCTGTATCGAGTGCGGTGGCCGTTTTAATTTATCTTTACACTAACAGCAATATCTACTTAGCAGTTCTGCCGCTGATGTTGATTGCGACTTTGCGTTTTTCACGCGCATTTTATGATCGTTTAAGTTTGCGCGCAAAACCAAAAACAACTTTTTTGGAAACCAGGATTCTTTTTACCTGTTATGCTATGGCTGTATTGGTAGTGGGTTTTGGGACTTACGGAATTCTAGCGCGGTATCGTGGCGAAAAAACCGGCGTAGTTTCGTCGGCAGTTTTAAATGATGATGCACTCTCCAAGATCAAAGAAGCGAGAAACTCCTACGAATCATGTCAAAGTGACTTTACTCAAGTTAGTACTCAGTTGCAGCTAACAAATCAACAGATAGATAAAGCCTTCGTGAGTGGAGACCAAGTTGCATACAGTCAATTAAAAAATGAGCGTGAAAGTTTGGTTACTACATTCGCTAATCAACAAACAAAATGCTCAGAACTGCAGGTCGCATACAACCAGCTTCTCAATAAATATAAAGTGGAAAATGGAGTAGCAAAATGA
- a CDS encoding class I SAM-dependent RNA methyltransferase has protein sequence MTEFVTIEKLVHGGQGLGTLPDGRKIFAWNALPGEEVEVEISKSKKTHAEGFATKIIKPSPDRISELGREDIELSTQPLKIMSYEAELSAKRSIVTEIFERESVILPDFEVQSTGPVNHYRNKVEFSFWGDEAGLHFAHYLRATHRKIFLELPYNDLIYQNMSDQAKALLQELNDQKIRAGSLKSVIIRSETASKNAKVALALFVKTKTFPKLKLDNLVVYYSDPKSPASITTEKIYQNGSTILSDRLLGCALSYDVLSFFQVNLPIFELALKRIDHLTSGATNKVDMYSGVGSIGIPIGGTKVLVELDPVNAKMARENVSKQPIEVVEASTEKALRYITKDSVIIVDPPRSGLHKDVVAKIINEKPAQIVYLSCNPATQARDVRLLVDGGYKIQNFDAYNFFPRTPHIETLISLTLS, from the coding sequence ATGACCGAGTTCGTTACAATTGAGAAGCTGGTTCATGGTGGGCAGGGGTTAGGCACGCTTCCTGACGGCCGTAAGATTTTTGCATGGAATGCGCTGCCGGGTGAAGAAGTAGAAGTTGAGATTAGCAAATCCAAAAAGACACACGCCGAAGGTTTTGCTACCAAGATAATCAAGCCAAGCCCAGATCGCATAAGTGAGCTAGGTCGAGAGGACATCGAGCTATCAACCCAGCCGCTTAAAATAATGAGCTATGAGGCAGAACTGTCCGCCAAAAGGTCGATAGTCACAGAGATATTTGAGCGTGAGTCAGTTATCTTGCCAGATTTTGAGGTGCAAAGCACTGGTCCGGTTAATCACTATCGAAACAAGGTTGAATTCTCGTTTTGGGGTGACGAAGCCGGGCTTCATTTTGCGCATTACTTGCGAGCAACTCACCGCAAAATATTCTTAGAACTGCCGTACAATGATCTTATTTACCAGAATATGTCTGACCAAGCTAAAGCCCTTTTACAAGAGTTAAATGATCAAAAAATTAGAGCGGGCAGTCTAAAGTCGGTTATTATACGCAGCGAAACGGCTTCCAAAAACGCAAAAGTGGCACTAGCTCTATTCGTCAAAACCAAAACTTTTCCCAAGCTCAAACTAGATAACCTTGTTGTCTACTACAGTGATCCCAAAAGCCCAGCATCGATTACAACCGAGAAGATTTATCAGAACGGTTCAACAATCTTGAGCGATCGGTTACTGGGCTGCGCGCTAAGCTATGACGTGTTATCGTTTTTCCAGGTTAACTTACCAATTTTTGAACTGGCGCTTAAACGAATCGACCATTTAACTAGCGGAGCAACCAATAAAGTTGATATGTACTCAGGTGTCGGCTCGATCGGCATACCTATTGGCGGCACCAAAGTTCTGGTCGAACTCGACCCAGTAAATGCAAAAATGGCTCGCGAAAATGTCAGTAAACAACCAATCGAAGTAGTTGAAGCCAGTACCGAAAAAGCGCTTCGCTACATAACAAAAGACTCGGTAATTATAGTTGATCCACCTCGGTCGGGTCTGCACAAGGATGTTGTCGCAAAAATTATCAACGAGAAACCGGCGCAAATTGTTTACCTTTCTTGTAATCCAGCTACTCAGGCCAGGGATGTGCGGCTACTCGTTGACGGCGGTTACAAAATCCAAAACTTCGATGCCTACAACTTTTTTCCACGCACTCCACATATCGAAACACTTATCAGCTTGACTTTAAGTTAA
- a CDS encoding DUF427 domain-containing protein yields the protein MKAIWKDKIVAESVQDDLVNIEGNWYFPPSSVNLKLLRKSDTPYTCPWKGACQFFDVGEGEDWSEDNAWCYPEPMASAVQRVGREFAGYIAFYGNVKITD from the coding sequence ATGAAGGCCATTTGGAAAGATAAAATAGTTGCCGAATCTGTGCAAGACGACCTAGTTAATATTGAAGGCAACTGGTATTTTCCGCCTAGTAGCGTCAATCTTAAACTTTTGCGAAAAAGTGACACACCATACACATGTCCGTGGAAGGGTGCCTGCCAGTTCTTCGATGTCGGTGAAGGCGAAGACTGGTCAGAAGACAACGCCTGGTGCTATCCAGAACCGATGGCCTCGGCTGTTCAGCGAGTAGGCAGGGAATTTGCTGGATACATAGCCTTCTATGGCAATGTAAAGATTACCGACTAA